One Candidatus Methylomirabilota bacterium DNA segment encodes these proteins:
- the dapB gene encoding 4-hydroxy-tetrahydrodipicolinate reductase codes for MPIDVVVAGAAGRMGSRIVACLREVPELRLVAALEAPGHRALGSDAGEVAGVGRLGVAVGADPGVAIARDRVLVEFSVPEASVEHLRAVARAGARAVIGTTGFSPDHNREIADLAKHAAILVAPSMSVAVNVAFSLLATMAKALGDDYDVEITETHHRFKKDAPSGTALRMAEVVAEALGRDLGTAAVYGRQGLTGERTRKEIGILSLRSGDVAGEHTVSFGALGERLELTHKAHSRDVYARGALRAVRWVAARPPGLYSMQHVLGLA; via the coding sequence ATGCCCATCGATGTCGTCGTGGCCGGCGCGGCCGGCCGCATGGGCAGCCGCATCGTCGCGTGCCTCCGCGAGGTCCCCGAGCTGCGCCTGGTCGCGGCGCTCGAGGCGCCGGGACACCGGGCGCTCGGCAGCGACGCGGGCGAGGTCGCCGGCGTGGGCCGCCTGGGCGTCGCCGTCGGCGCCGACCCCGGCGTCGCGATCGCACGCGACCGCGTGCTCGTCGAGTTCTCGGTGCCGGAGGCGTCGGTCGAGCACCTGCGCGCCGTCGCCCGCGCGGGCGCGCGGGCCGTGATCGGCACGACCGGCTTTTCCCCCGACCACAACCGGGAGATCGCCGACCTGGCGAAGCACGCGGCGATCCTCGTCGCGCCGAGCATGTCGGTCGCCGTCAACGTCGCCTTCTCGCTCCTGGCGACGATGGCGAAGGCGCTCGGCGACGACTACGACGTCGAGATCACCGAGACCCACCATCGCTTCAAGAAGGACGCGCCGAGCGGCACCGCGCTGCGGATGGCCGAGGTGGTCGCCGAGGCGCTCGGCCGCGACCTCGGCACGGCCGCCGTCTACGGCCGGCAGGGGCTCACGGGCGAGCGCACGCGCAAGGAGATCGGCATCCTCTCGCTCCGCTCTGGCGACGTCGCCGGCGAGCACACCGTCTCGTTCGGCGCGCTCGGGGAGCGGCTCGAGCTGACACACAAAGCCCACAGCCGCGACGTCTACGCGCGCGGCGCCCTCCGGGCCGTCCGCTGGGTGGCCGCGCGACCCCCCGGGCTCTACTCGATGCAGCACGTCCTCGGCCTCGCCTGA